In Leifsonia sp. PS1209, the genomic stretch GGCGCTCGCCCGCAACCCCGGCGTCCTGCTGCTCGACGAGCCCTTTGGGGCCCTGGATGCGCTCACCCGCCTCAAGATGCAGGACCTGCTCCTCGACGTGCACGGAGCAGCCCCCACCACGATCCTCCTCGTCACCCACGACGTCGACGAGGCCCTCCAACTCGCCGACCGCATCATCCTGCTGGGCGCCGAGGAAGGACGACAGGGCGCGACCATCCGCCGCGTCGTCACCGTGCCGGGCAGCCGCCCGCGCGACCGGGGTTCAGCGGAACTCGCCGAGCTCCGCGCCGAACTGCTCGACGGACTCGGCATCGACCGTCACGGTCACGCGCGCGGGATCCCGGCGACCAGCACGATCCCGGCCTTCCCGTACTGATCGGGGATCCGGGACCCGGGACCCGGATGCACTGGTGCGGGCCGCCGGTGCTTCTCCCACCGCACCGCATCATCCACAGCCCCGAGTCATCCACAGTTTTGGCAGGCGGCCCCCGCAGGCCGCGCAGGTCCGGGATGCTCGACCCACGCACTTCCACAGCACAGCACGACTGACAACCTGAGAGGCATCATGCGCCGCACATCCACCATCGTCACCGCCGTCGCCGCCATCGCGGCCGCCGCCAGCCTGATGCTCACCGGCTGCGTCGCCGGAGAGGGGCAGGCAGCGGCAGACCCCGCGAAGTCGGCCGGCACCACGGGCGGAACGCTCAACATCGACTTCGCGACGTACAACCCGCTCAGCCTCGTCATCAAGAAGGAGGGCTGGCTCGAGAAGGCGCTGAAGAAGCAGGACATCACCGTCAACTGGGTGCAGTCGGCCGGGTCGAACAAGGCCAACGAGGCGCTCCGCTCGAACGCGATCGACGTGGGATCGACCGCCGGCTCCGCCGCGCTGCTGGCCCGCTCCAACGGTTCGGCGATCAAGACGATCGACATCTTCTCGCAGCCGGAGTGGTCGGCCATCGTGGTCGGGCAGAACTCGACGATCACGTCGGTCAAAGACCTGAAGGGCAAACAGGTCGCCGCCACCAAGGGCACGGACCCCTACTTCTTCCTGCTCCAGTCGCTCGAGGCGAACGGCCTGTCCGCCAGCGACGTCACCATCCAGAACCTGCAGCACGCCGACGGCTGGGCTGCGCTGCAGAACGGCTCGGTCGACGCCTGGGCCGGTCTCGACCCGATCATGGCCAACGCGGAGAAGTCCGGCGCGAAGCTGATCTACCGCAACGTCGGGTTCAACACCTACGGCTTCCTCAACGCCACCGAGTCGTTCCTCAAGAACAAGCCGGATGTGGCGCAGACCGTCGTCAACACGTATGAGTACGCCCGCGCCTGGGCACTCAAGCACCCGGACGAGACGGCGAGCATCCTGTCCGATGTCGCGTCGATCGACCCCGCTGTCGCCACCACCGTCATCACGGAGCGCACCAACCTCGACGTGTCGAACATCCCCGGCGACGCACAGCTCAAGGTCCTGAAGAAGGTCGGCCCGATCTTCGTGACGACCGGTGACGTGCGCAGCCAGTCCGACATCGACAAGGCGCTCGACACGCTGCTCGACCCGACCTTCGCCAAGAAGGCCGACCCGAGCGCCATCGGAGGCTAGTGAGCGCATGAGCTACCAGAACGCACCGGAGGGCGACGGGGCGCTCGTCGCGACGTCGATGTACGGCACCTCGGTGGCGCGCGACGGCGAGTCACGCGAGCAGGAGCCGGAGCGCCGGGTGCCCGGTGGGCGCGGCGGCGTGCAGGCGCGGGATGCGCGCATCCCGTTCCTGTCGCGGCGCTCGACCAGGATCGTGGGCGGCTTCGTCCTCCCGCTGATCCTGCTCGTTGCGTGGCAGCTCGCCTCGACCTCCGGTGCGTTCACCTCCGCGCAGCTCCCGTCGCCCGCGATGGTGTGGGACGCGGCGGTCGACCTGGCGCAGCGCGGACTGCTCGGGCTCTACATTGCGATCTCCACCCAGCGCGTGCTGATCGGCTTCGCCTGCGGTGCGCTGCTCGGACTGGTGCTCGGCGCCCTGGTCGGCCTGTCCCGGCTGTGGGACATCTTCTTCAGCGGAACGCTCAGCGCCATCCGGGCCGTGCCGTCGCTGGCCTGGGTGCCGCTGCTGATCCTCTGGTTCAAGATCGGCGAGGAGTCCAAGGTCATCCTGATCGCCATCGGGGCGTTCTTCCCCGTCTACACGACGGTCGCCGCGGCGCTCAAGCACGTCGACCGGCATCTGGTCGAGGCGGGCAGGGCGTTCGGGCTGGGCGGGGTGCGGCTGTTCACCACGGTGCAGCTGCCGTTCGTGCTGCCGACGGTCATCTCCGGGCTGCGTCTCGCGCTCGCGCAGTCGTGGCTGTTCCTGGTGGCTGCTGAGCTCATCGCGTCGTCGATGGGTCTCGGCTTCATGTTGAACGACTCCGCGAGCAACGGACGCACCGACCGGCTGTTCCTGGCGATCATCCTGCTCGCCATCCTGGGCAAGCTCAGCGACTCCCTAGTGGGCCTGTTCGAACGCTGGTCGGCGAAGCGCTGGGGCTGACGCGCGCTGCGGTCGAACGGTCAGGACCGGGGCGGCGCGTGGCGGGACCGCTCAGCGGGAGCGGCGCTCCGCGGCGGCGGTGAAGGCGCGGGCGATGGCCCACAGGATCACGCCGATCGCCAGGAGGGCCAGCGCGATGCCGTACTGGCCGACCGGACGGCCGGAGGTCCAGGGGAAGACCAGGTACAGGCAGGTGATCGCGCCGATGATCGGCAGGACGCGCGCCGTGCGGAAATGCTTGTGGTCGACCGGCTGGCGGCGCAGCACGAGCACCGCGATGTTGACGACCGCGAACACCGCGAGCAGCAGGAGTGAGGTCGTCCCGCCGAGGAGGGCGACGATCGAGCCCTTCGGGTCGAGCGACACGTAGACGATCAGGCCGAGGGCGAGCGCGCTGGTGAACAGGATCGCTGCCCACGGCGTGCGGCGCTTCTTCTGCACTTTGGACAGGAAGCCCGGGAGCACCTTCTGCTTGCTCATGCCGTAGAGCAGGCGGCTCGCCATCATCATGTTGATCAGCGCCGTGTTCGCCACCGCGAACATCGAGATGAACGGCAGCAGGTCGGCGATCGGGAAGTCCGGTGCCGCGGCGTTGACCGCGGTGACCAGCGGGGTCTCGCTACCGGCCAGCTCTCCGATCGGCACCAGCGCGACCACGCAGATCGAGACGAGCACATAGATGACCGCCGCGATCCCGAGGCCCGTCAGCATCATCTTGGGGAAGATCCTGCTCGGTTCCTTGGTCTCCTCCGCCATGTTGACCGAGTCCTCGAAGCCGACCATCGCGAAGAACGCCAGAGACGTCGCCGTGCTCACCGCGAGCAGGATGCCCTTATCCTCCGGCGTCTCGAACGCCACCACCCGGGAGAGGTCCGCGTTACCGCCGCCGATCGCCCACAGGCCGATCATGATGACCAGCAGCAGACCGGACAGCTCCACCAGGGTCAGCACCACGTTCAGCCAGACGCTCTCCGTCACGCCGCGCAGATTCACGAGCATGATCAGCACGATGAACGCGAGCGCGACCATCATCGTGAAGAGGTTGTCCGACGGCAGCCCGAATCCGACGGACAGGTTCACCGCGAACGCCCGGGATGCCGTGGCCGCCGACGTGATGCCGGACGTCATCACGATGAAGCAGACGATGAACGTGAAGAAGTGGATGCCGAACGCCTTGTGCGTGTACAGAGCTGCGCCAGCGGCCTGTGGGTACTTGGTCACGAGCTCCAGATAGGAGAACGCGGTGACCGTCGCCACCGCGAACGCGAGCAGGAACGGCAGCCAGGCCGCGCCTCCCACCTCGGCGGCCACCTGGCCGGTGAGCGCGTAGACGCCCGTGCCGAGGATGTCCCCGACGATGAAGAGCAGCAGCAGGCCGGGGCCCAGTGCGCGCTTCAGTTCAGGCTGCTCGCTGTCTGCGGTCTTGATGACCTGGGTCCAGGAAGGATTGCTCACGATGGCTCCGTTGTCGGTCGACGGTGGGAGCTACTTTATGTGAAAGTTCTCAGGAATGTCACCCGAAGGGGGCGCGACATGCCGGTATACCCTCGCGGCGGCCGGTCGACGCGGAAGCCGAGCAGCCTTCGCGGGGCGTAGTCAGCGCTTGCGGCCGGCGAGCATCGCCTTCCACACCCCGTCGGCCATTCGCTCGGGGGTGAGCACCCGCGCGAGCAGCGGGTCGACGGCTCCGTCGAGCATCCACGGCCGGACCACCGCGGTGACCCTGACGTGACCGAAGCCCTGGTGCCGCAGTTCGGCACGCAGGCTGTCGCTCCAGGCGACGACCGCTGCCACGGACGCGCTGTGGACAGCCCCGACATCGCCCGCCCCGGCGCCCGCCCCAGCGCCGGTGCCGCCCGCGATGGTGACGATGCGGGCCTCCCTGGCGCTCGAGATCATGGCGGGAAGGAACTCGCGCGCGATGTGCATCGGGGCGAGCGCGTTGATCAGCATGGTGCGGCGGGTGTCGTCGCCGTTGTCGTGCTCCCAGAACGGGGAGCTGCGCACGATTCCCGCGGCATTGACGATCACATCCACGCCGTCCAGCTCCTTGCGGACCGCCTGCGCCGTCTGCGCGATGGCGCCCAGCTCCGCCAGGTCGAGCACGAAGGGATGCACGGTCGTCCCGGGCCGTCCGGCCGACGAACTCGGCGACCGGGTGGGGCCGCCCCACGGCGACGCCGAGCGCTGCTCCATCACCTGCGCGCGCAGGCGGGCGGTCAGCGCGGACAGTGCAGCCTCATCCCGGTCCCAGAGCACGACGGCCGCCGCACCCTCGCGCACGGCGCGCTCCGCGAACAGGTATCCCATCCCGGAGGCGGCGCCCGTGATCAGCACGCGCGCACCCCGAACCGTTCTCGTCATAGGTACATCATCCCAAGTCGAGGGAGGCCCCGTGCTGCGTCACCGCCGGGCGCGGTACTCCGCCCGCACCTCCGGCGTCAGGTGCTCGGTGGCGTAGCTCAGCATGGTGCGCGGCATCCGGGGCGCGTACTCGTCCAGGAACGCGAGCAGCACCTCCCGGTCGACGCGCTTCCCGACCTCGCGGAGCATCCAGCCGACCGCCTTGTGTATGAGGTCCTCCCGGTCGTCGAGGAGCCTGGCCGCGAGGTCGACGGTGGTGGATGCGTCCCCGCGTTTGATGAACGCGAAGGTGCTGAGCACGGCGACGCGACGCTCCCAGAGCACCTTGCTGGCCGCCAGTTCGTCGAGCACGTCGCGGGGGCGATCCCAGAGGAACGCGCCCAGGATGTACTCGGCGGACGAGTCGACCAGATCCCAATTGTTCACGCGGCCTCGTCGCACCGCATCTACGTAGAACGCCGCCAGTTCCTCGCGCCGCGCGTCGTCACGGGCCGCGGGACGGCTGGCGAGCTCGAACTCGCGATTGAGGATGATGAGCGCGGCGAGGCGGTGCTCGTGCACCTCACTGTCCAGCAGCTCGCGCAGCTGGTCGAGAGGCAGGCCGCCGAAGCGCTTGGCGACGGCGCGGGTCTGCGGCACGCGCACGCCGATGAAGACATCGTCCTCCCCGTACTCCCCTTTCCCCGCCTTGAAGAAGCGCTGCAGGAACACCGCGTCCTCCGGGCTGGCCACCTTCGCGAGCGCATCCCGCACCTCTGCTGCCGTCACCCGGCGAGCATAGCGAGGCGTCCTGGCGCTGGAAAAGTGCGTCGGCGAGCCGCGGGGCGCAAGGGACGACACCGGATGGGCAATAAAAGTTCGAAGACGAGTGGATAGGCTCGAATGCGGGCGCGCTCTGCGTCCGGACCAAGCGCCGCAGCCGCGGACGACCAACGACGGGAGGTTCGTCATGTCACAATTCGTTTCCCAGTTCAGTGCAAACGCCATTGTCGGAGAGCCCGAGGTCGTCGAGGACGTCCGTTCCGTGCGGTCGCTGGCGACGCATCCCGCGTGGCTGGCCCTCAAAGAGGCCGCCGTCGCTCTGCAGCAGGTGCAGGTCAAGGATGGGTCCGTGCCGGAGGAGGCCGACAAGGCCGGCGCAGCACAGCAGGTGGATGCGGTCATCGCGTCGATCGCCGAGCTCGCTCCGCACTTCCCACACGACGCCGCCTACCTGGATGCGCTGCAGGCCGACTTCCGCCGCTGGGCGGACGAGGGCCTCGGCGTCCCGGACTTCCTGGACTCGCTGAACGCGTTCCAGCCGCAGCAGCACCGCGTCGACGGGCTCGGCCACCTGGTCGTGTTCCCGATGTACACGCAGAACGGTTCGACCAACCGCCTCGTCGAGGCCGTGCTGGTCGAGGTGATCTGGCCGGAGTTCATCGCGGAGCTCGAAGCGGGCGACTACGGCAACAAGCTGTTCGTGCCGCTCCGGTTCGTTGACTTCACCCCCGGATACGACACCAACTCCGCCGTGCTGTTCCCCGAGACGGTGGCCATGCGCGAGATCCCGCAGTTCACCTGGGGCGCGATCTTCCAGGACCGCGAAGCCGCCAGATACCGCAGGGTGGTGCGCGCGGCTTCGGAGATCACGAAGCTGCAACTGCCGGAGGATGCGGCGGCGATGCTGGACGACCAGAAGCTCGCGGAGGAGACCTTCGTGATGTGGGACCTCATCCACGACCGCAGTCACATGCGCGGGGATCTGCCGTTCGATCCGTTCATGATCAAGCAGCGGATGCCGTTCTTCCTCTACTCGCTGGAGGAGCTGCGCTGCGACCTGACGGCGTTCCGCGAGTCCGTGCGGCAGGAGCGTGAGCTGAAGGCGCTGCCGGATGCGGAGCTCTCCGACTCGCAGCGGGAGATCCGTGACCACGCGAAGCTGGTGCAGTACGCGGTGATCTTCGACCGGATCTTCCGGTTCGCGATCACCGGCAGCCGCGTCCGGAACTACGACGGCCTGGGCGGGCAGTTGCTGTTCGCGTGGATGCACCAGCACGACGTGCTGCACTGGACGGACACGCAGCTCACCATCGACTGGGACGGTGTTCCCGAGGTCGTCGTCGCACTCAGCGACCGGATCAACGACCTGTACTGGCGGTCCATCGACCGTCCCAAGGTGGCGCACTGGCTGGCCGCGTACGAGATGCTGACCGAGACGCTCACCCCGAACCCGGCATCCAACTGGGCGCGAGGGCTTCCGGATGAGATCCTCGCCGGGGTGCCGAAGGGCTACACCGACGCGGTGCTGGACGACGAGTTCCCGCTCTCGATGTTCTACGAGGCGCTGAACAAGAAGATGGCCACCGTCATCGAATCCACCGCAGGCATCACCGGCCACTCGGACGACAAGTGACGGAAAGCCTGCCCCTCTCCGGGCGGCTGGTGCTGGTCGCGGGTGCGACCAGCACCAGCGGCGAGGCCGTGTCGCGCTCGCTCGTCGAGGCGGGCGCGACGGTCCTCGCCGTCGGCACGCGGCCGGAGGCGCTCGACGCCCTGGCCGCTGCCGTGCCGGGCGTCGACACCCGGGTCTGCGACCTGGCCGACCGGGATGCTGTGGCCGAGCTGGCCATGCGCATCCACCTGAAGTTCGGCGCGATCGACGGGCTGATCCACCTGGTCGGCGGCTGGCGAGGCGGCGGCGGGATCGCGGGGCAGTCCGACGACGACTGGGACTTCCTGGAGCGCGGGTTCCGCACGCTGCGCAACACGACGCGGGTGGTCTACGACGACCTCGTCGCGTCGCCGGCCGGGCGGCTCGCCATCGTGTCGTCCACCGCGGTGGAGCGGCCGTACGCCGGTGGCGCGAACTACGCCGCGGCGAAGGCGGCCGCAGACGCGTGGACCAGGTCGGTCGCGCAGGGGTTCGCGAAAGAGGCGCCGAACGCGGCGGCCGTCGTCTTCGTGGTGACGTCGCTGTCCGGGCTCGAGGACACGCTCGGCGCAGCCGTCGTGCAGCTCTGGGAGGGCGATCCCTCCACAATCAACGGCACGCGCGAGTTGCTCACAACTTCCGCCGACGCCGCGAACTGACTCTCTCACTCCTGCAAGGATGGATACGTGACGCTACAACTCCATGACCTCAACCTGCGCGGATTCGCCTCCGACAACTACGCGGGTGTCCACCCCGAGATCCTCGACGCCATCGCGGCCGCCAACGAAGGCCACCAGATCGCCTACGGCGAAGACGTCTACACGGCACGCCTGCACGACGTGTTCGCCGAGCACTTCGGCGAGGGCGTCCAGGTCTTCCCTGTGTTCAACGGCACGGGGGCGAATGTCGTCGGACTGCAGTCGATGCTCCCCCGCTGGGGCGCGGTGGTGTGCGCGAAGACGGCGCACATCAACACCGACGAGGCAGGGGCTCCCGAGCGGGTCGCCGGCATCAAGCTGCTGCAGATCGAGACCCCGGATGGCAAGCTCACCCCCGACCTGATCGACAAGGAGGCGTGGGGCTGGGGCGACGAGCACCGGGCCCAGCCGCTCGTCGTGTCCATCACCCAGACCACCGAGCTCGGCACGGCATACAGCGTCGACGAGGTCAGGGCGATCGCCGACCATGTCCACTCGCTCGGCATGAAGCTGCACATGGACGGCGCACGCATCGCGAACGCTGCAGCATCGCTCGGCGCCCCCCTGCGCGCGTTCACCACCGACGCCGGCGTGGACGTGCTCAGCTTCGGCGGCACCAAGAACGGGATGCTCTACGGCGAGGCCGTCGTCGTGCTCAACCCCGAGGCGTCCGAGGGGCTGATCTACCTGCGCAAGCTGAACATGCAGCTCGCGTCGAAGATGCGCTTCATCTCGGCCCAGCTGATCGCGCTGCTCACGGACGACCTCTACCTGCGCTCCGCATCGCACGCGAACGCGATGGCGCACCGTCTCCGTACGGCGCTCGAAGCCGGCATCGCCGACGGGAGCATCGAGGGTGTCGGGTTCAGCCAGGCGACGCAGTCGAACGGCGTGTTCGCCACGCTGCCCGCCGGCGTCGCCGACCGCCTGCGCGAGCACTTCCGCTTCTACGACTGGGATGCGGCGCGTCACGAGGTGCGCTGGATGTGCTCGTTCGACACCACCGAGCACGACATCGACGCGTTCGTGGACGCCCTGAAGCAGGAGCTCGCCGCCTAAGCAGTGCGGTTTTTGCGCTACAGCGTCGGATTTCTGACGTCAAGAGGTGCGAACACCCCAAGTGAGGGCCAGAATGACACTCCTACTGGGGTACAAAACGTGTCCTCCATATGACCCACACGAGCACTTTTTTCGCTAGTCTGTAATAGCCGGCGGAGGAACCCGAATATCCTCCGAAGGTAACCCCGAACGTATGCCGGGCTGCGTGGATTCCCTAGGTCCCCGCACCCGGCATCGTGGGTTTAACGGGTGGGTTCGGTGGCGGGTTCGGTCCAGTACGCATAGCGGGACGCCTCGACGAAACCGAGCCGCTCGTAGAGAGCGCGAGCCGGGGAGTTGGCAGCTGTGACCTGTAACCACAGGTACCGGATCCCGTGCCGTTCGGCGTCGGCGGCGAGAGCTCGGATGATGGCCGCTGCGTGCCCGCGGCGGCGTTGGTCCGGCCTGGTCGCCACGGCGAACACGCCGCCCCACTCGCCCACGATGGCAAGGCGCGCGACGGCGTCCGGATGGTCGGGGTCGCCCGTTGAGGCGTAGAGCGCCGGGCCGCCGGTGAGGATGCGCTCGGCGACGGCCTCTGCGTCGGCGTCGCCGCGCCCGTCGACGGACCACCAGAGGTCCATCCAGGCACGGGATGGGGTGGTGGCGATGGAGAGCGGTGCGGCAGGGGTGGAGACACCGGCTGACGCGACAGCGGCTCGGTCGGCGACGAGGACGAGGGTGTCGGAGTGTTCGCGATAGCCCCTCGCGGCGAGCGCAGAGACGAGAGCGGGGTCGGTGGCCGGGCTGACCTGGAACACCGTGGGGAGGCCGCGGTCGCGGTATGCGCGCTCGGCCGCGGCGAGCGTGGCGGGCAGGCTCTCCGCATCCACTCGGCCGGTGGGGAGGACCGAGTTGGCGCGGTTGGTGACGCCGGAGGCGAAGCGGAGGGTCCAGGAGCCGAGGGGTTCGCGCTGGACGGAGGGCCAGCCGCGGTCGGCGAGCACGTCCAGCTCGGCGGGCGACGGGAGGGACTGCATGACGGCAACGCTATCCCGGAACGATGGCATCGCCGGTTGACTCCGCCGGGGAGGCGAGTAGCGTCGGTGAGCGGCTGATGCCGCACCCGAAAGGACCGAAATGACCGAGACGCTGACCGAATCCGTCGTCGCCGGACTGGGCGCGAAGACCGTCGCGCACGTGGTCCACTACCGACGCAAGACCTACGTGACCAAGCCGTCCGAAGGGTATGCGCTGTTGAAGCGCATCCGGACGCTGCTCAAAGACGGCACCACCGATCTCGTTCCCCTGGTGCACAGGGACGGCTTCGTGTGGCTCGCGATCGGGCCGGGCATCCCGGTCTCCGTCGACGAGATCGAGTCGGACCCCGGACACAGCGACCACCACACGCTCAAGCGGCTCGGGCTGGATTAGCCCGAGCCTGCTCGATGCGTGCGGCCGAGGTTACGCTCCGGCGACCGGGACGAGGTCGCGCTTGCGCGGCGACCGGTCAGCGGCCGGCGCGGTGGCGACGGCCGGTTCGGGGGGCGCTGCCGGCTTGACAGGAACGGCGGGCTTCGCCGGGGCGGCCGGTGCCTGCGCATTCGGTGCCTGCGCATCCACGGCAGGAGCATCCTGGGCGCCCTCCGCCGCCGTGAACTCGCGCAGCCACGGCACGAGGTCTTTGCCGAGGTCGTCGCGGGCGGCGGCCAGCTGGACGATCGCCTTGATGTAGTCGAGACGGTCGCCCGTGTCGTAGCGGCGACCGGAGAAGACCACGCCGTGCACGCCGCCTGTCCAGTCCGGAGCCGTCGCGAGGCCCTGCAGCGCATCCGTCAGCTGGATCTCGCCACCCTTGCCCGGCTCCGTCTTCTCGAGAATGTCGAAGATCTCCGGGCGGAGGACGTAGCGGCCGATCACCGCGTAGTTCGACGGAGCGCTCGCGCGGTCGGGCTTCTCGACCAGTCCGGTGATGCGCACCACGTCGTCCTCGTCCGTCTCCACCACAGCGGCGGCGCCGTAGAGGTGGATCTGGCTGGGGTCCACCTCGAGGAGTGCCACGACCGTCGTGTTCAGCTGCTGCTGCACCTCCAGCATCCTGGACAGCAGCGGGTCGCGGGCGTCGATGATGTCGTCGCCGAGGAGCACGGCGAACGGCTCGTGACCGATGTGCATCTTGGCGCGCAGCACGGCGTGGCCGAGGCCCTTCGGGTCGCCCTGGCGCACGTAGTGCATGTCGGCGAGCGCCGTGGACTGGTTCACCTTCTCCAGGCGGTCGAGGTCGCCCTTCCTGGCGAGGGTGTCCTCGAGTTCGGTGTTGCGATCGAAGTGGTTCTCAAGTGCGTTCTTGTTGCGGCCGGTGACGAGCAGCACGTCGTGGAGCCCCGCGCCGACCGCCTCCTCGACCACGTACTGGATGGCCGGCTTGTCGACGACCGGCAGCATCTCTTTCGGCATGGCCTTGGTGGCGGGCAGGAAGCGGGTGCCGAGCCCGGCGGCGGGGATGACGGCCTTGGTGACGTAACTGGACATGATGGTTTCCTCTCGTTCAGCGCACGCCGGCAAGGGCGGCGAGGTCGTCGGCGATGGGGGCGCCCTCCGGCACCCTGCCCATGACGTGCACGGCCCAGCCGGCACGCGACCAGGCGGTGGCGTCGAGGCAGTTGCGGGCGTCGATCACGGTCTTGCCGTGCACGATGGCGGCGAGCGCGGCCGGGTCGGCCTCCACGAACTCGGGCCACTCCGTGAGCACGACCGTGACGTCTGCCCCGTTCACCGCCTCCTCGACGGAGTCGGCGTAGCCGAGCGTCGGGAACATGCGCTGGGCGGTGGCACGCGCCTCCGGGTCGTAGACGACGACCTGGGCTCCGCGGAGGTGCAGGGCCGCAGCCACGTTGAGGGCCGGTGAGTCGCGCACGTCGTCGGTGTGCGGCTTGAACGCGGCGCCGAGCACGCCGATCCTGCGGTTGAGCACGGAGCCGCCGCAGGCTTCGAGGGCGAGGTCGATGACCCGCTGGCGGCGGCCCATGTTGATCTCGTCGACCTGCTGCAGGAGTCCGACGGCCGCGTGGGCGCCGAGCTCGCTCGACCGGTGCATCAGGGCGCGGATGTCCTTGGGCAGGCACCCTCCGCCGAAGCCGAGCCCCGCGTTGAGGAACTGGCGGCCGATGCGCACGTCGTGACCGAGCGCATCCGCCAGCAGCGAGACGTCGGCGCCCGCCGCGTCGCACACCTCTGCGATGGCGTTGATGAACGAGATCTTGGTGGCGAGGAACGCGTTCGCGCTCACCTTCACCAGCTCGGCGGTCGGCAGGTCGGCGACGAGCACCGGCGTCCCCGTCTCGATCGGCGTCGCGTAGATGCGGCGCAGCACCGCCTCCGAGCGCTCCGACGTTCCGCCGAAGACCAGGCGGTCGGGAGAAAGGGTGTCCTCCACCGCCTTGCCCTCGCGCAGGAACTCGGGGTTCCAGACGAGTTCGGCGGAGACCCCATCCGGAAGCTCGGCGGCGACGATGGCCCGGAGGCGAGCCGCGGTGCCCACCGGCACCGTCGACTTGCCGACGATGACGCCGTCGTGGGTCATGTTCTGCGCGATCGACCGTGCGGCGGCCTCGACGTAGCTGAGGTTGGCGGCGAAGCTGCCGGACTGCTGCGGCGTTCCGACGCAGATGAAGTGCACGTCGGCGAGCGCGGTGGCCTCGGCGATGTCGGTGGTGAAGTTCAACCGACCGGATGCGACGTGCTCGGTGATGAGCTCGGGCAGCCCGGGCTCGAAGAACGGCACACGGCCGTCGCGGAGGGCGTCGACCTTGCTCTGGTCGGTGTCGACGCCGATCACGTCGAATCCGAGTTCGGCCATCGCCGCCGCGTGGGTCGCGCCGAGGTAACCGGTGCCGATCACGCTGATGCGCGGGGCGGGCTGTTCCTTCTTCTTGGTCGTCATTCGCGTTGTCCTTTCGCGGGGATGGCTAGGAGGCCGGGGTGAGGGTGAAGCGGTCTTCCGGTCGCGTGAGCCCAGCGATGAACGCCGAGAGCGTGTCCGCCCGGGAGTCGATGCGCCAGTCGTTCGTGGCTCTGACCCCTTCGACGTAACTGGTGACCGCGAGGTTGAACCAGGAGAAGCCGACGATGTCGTCGTTCTCCGGTTTGCCGAGCGCGTTGAAGAAGTCGGTGACCCAGGCCGTCTTGTGTCCTTGGGTCTCCGATGCCCCGACCTCGGCGAGGACGATCGGCTTCTTCGTGATGGCACGGAGCTGGTCGAGGCTCGGCGTGAAGGTGTAATCGAAGGTGAAGGACTGGTCGGCCTTGTACGGAGGACGCAGGTAGCCGGAGAGCCCGACCCAGTCGACGTAGTCGTCGCCGGGGTAGAGCGACGGGAGGTAGCCGTCGACCTTGTGCTGGGCAGGCAGGTTGTTGACGATGTTCGGCGCCCAGACCCAGATGACCAGGTCGTTCGCGCCCTCCGCCTGGAAGACGTCGTGGACGTGCTTCCACATCTTCACGTAGTCGCCCTGGCTGTTGCCGTTGATCGAGTTGCCCTTGCCGTCGGTCTCCGACCACGGGTACCAGACGCCGTTCATCTCGTGGTCGAGACGGATGGCGAGCGGCAGTCCGGTGGCGACGATGTCCTTGGCGTACTGGTGCAGGTAGGCGTCGAAGTCGCCTCCGATGATCTTCG encodes the following:
- a CDS encoding SDR family oxidoreductase, whose translation is MTESLPLSGRLVLVAGATSTSGEAVSRSLVEAGATVLAVGTRPEALDALAAAVPGVDTRVCDLADRDAVAELAMRIHLKFGAIDGLIHLVGGWRGGGGIAGQSDDDWDFLERGFRTLRNTTRVVYDDLVASPAGRLAIVSSTAVERPYAGGANYAAAKAAADAWTRSVAQGFAKEAPNAAAVVFVVTSLSGLEDTLGAAVVQLWEGDPSTINGTRELLTTSADAAN
- a CDS encoding low specificity L-threonine aldolase, whose protein sequence is MTLQLHDLNLRGFASDNYAGVHPEILDAIAAANEGHQIAYGEDVYTARLHDVFAEHFGEGVQVFPVFNGTGANVVGLQSMLPRWGAVVCAKTAHINTDEAGAPERVAGIKLLQIETPDGKLTPDLIDKEAWGWGDEHRAQPLVVSITQTTELGTAYSVDEVRAIADHVHSLGMKLHMDGARIANAAASLGAPLRAFTTDAGVDVLSFGGTKNGMLYGEAVVVLNPEASEGLIYLRKLNMQLASKMRFISAQLIALLTDDLYLRSASHANAMAHRLRTALEAGIADGSIEGVGFSQATQSNGVFATLPAGVADRLREHFRFYDWDAARHEVRWMCSFDTTEHDIDAFVDALKQELAA
- a CDS encoding GNAT family N-acetyltransferase; this translates as MQSLPSPAELDVLADRGWPSVQREPLGSWTLRFASGVTNRANSVLPTGRVDAESLPATLAAAERAYRDRGLPTVFQVSPATDPALVSALAARGYREHSDTLVLVADRAAVASAGVSTPAAPLSIATTPSRAWMDLWWSVDGRGDADAEAVAERILTGGPALYASTGDPDHPDAVARLAIVGEWGGVFAVATRPDQRRRGHAAAIIRALAADAERHGIRYLWLQVTAANSPARALYERLGFVEASRYAYWTEPATEPTR
- the galU gene encoding UTP--glucose-1-phosphate uridylyltransferase GalU — translated: MSSYVTKAVIPAAGLGTRFLPATKAMPKEMLPVVDKPAIQYVVEEAVGAGLHDVLLVTGRNKNALENHFDRNTELEDTLARKGDLDRLEKVNQSTALADMHYVRQGDPKGLGHAVLRAKMHIGHEPFAVLLGDDIIDARDPLLSRMLEVQQQLNTTVVALLEVDPSQIHLYGAAAVVETDEDDVVRITGLVEKPDRASAPSNYAVIGRYVLRPEIFDILEKTEPGKGGEIQLTDALQGLATAPDWTGGVHGVVFSGRRYDTGDRLDYIKAIVQLAAARDDLGKDLVPWLREFTAAEGAQDAPAVDAQAPNAQAPAAPAKPAVPVKPAAPPEPAVATAPAADRSPRKRDLVPVAGA
- a CDS encoding UDP-glucose/GDP-mannose dehydrogenase family protein, giving the protein MTTKKKEQPAPRISVIGTGYLGATHAAAMAELGFDVIGVDTDQSKVDALRDGRVPFFEPGLPELITEHVASGRLNFTTDIAEATALADVHFICVGTPQQSGSFAANLSYVEAAARSIAQNMTHDGVIVGKSTVPVGTAARLRAIVAAELPDGVSAELVWNPEFLREGKAVEDTLSPDRLVFGGTSERSEAVLRRIYATPIETGTPVLVADLPTAELVKVSANAFLATKISFINAIAEVCDAAGADVSLLADALGHDVRIGRQFLNAGLGFGGGCLPKDIRALMHRSSELGAHAAVGLLQQVDEINMGRRQRVIDLALEACGGSVLNRRIGVLGAAFKPHTDDVRDSPALNVAAALHLRGAQVVVYDPEARATAQRMFPTLGYADSVEEAVNGADVTVVLTEWPEFVEADPAALAAIVHGKTVIDARNCLDATAWSRAGWAVHVMGRVPEGAPIADDLAALAGVR